A genome region from Leptodactylus fuscus isolate aLepFus1 chromosome 6, aLepFus1.hap2, whole genome shotgun sequence includes the following:
- the LOC142210793 gene encoding MOB kinase activator 2-like isoform X2 yields the protein MVFQAVGKLLGKHNKIKKKAAAESEKLYLEPRYTGARILDTDMLMLVALPKGLNVDEWLASNASAFYNHVSLMYGSISEFCTISSCPTMKAWSTQIQWTDEKGRKRKCSGPQYADYAASIVQKILTNEDLVPTKHSKEFSKAFRPAIQKTFRLLFHLLGHIYTCHFRTVVNLELHPHLNTLYLHLLLFCAEFHLLDSKEMALSEDLTTALIHSSPPPRTSGSHSRNT from the exons ATGGTATTTCAAGCAGTTGGAAAACTACTGGGGAAGCA CAATAAAATCAAGAAGAAGGCAGCAGCAGAAAGCGAGAAGCTCTATCTGGAACCCCGATATACAGGGGCTCGAATACTAGATACTGATATGTTAATGCTGGTGGCATTGCCCAAAGGACTTAACGTGGACGAATGGCTGGCCAGTAATG CCTCTGCCTTTTACAACCATGTCAGTCTCATGTATGGGTCTATATCAGAATTCTGCACAATATCATCTTGTCCAACGATGAAGGCCTGGTCAAC GCAGATCCAGTGGACGGATGAGAAAGGACGCAAGAGAAAATGTTCCGGCCCACAATATGCAGACTATGCTGCCAGCATTGTTCAGAAAATCCTGACAAACGAAGACTTGGTTCCTACTAAACATA gTAAAGAATTTTCAAAAGCCTTCAGACCAGCTATCCAGAAGACCTTCCGACTCCTGTTTCACCTTCTGGGTCACATCTACACTTGTCACTTCAGAACAGTGGTGAACCTTGAACTGCATCCCCATCTTAATACTCTGTACCTGCAcctcctcctcttctgtgcaGAATTTCACCTCCTTGATTCCAAAGAAATGGCCTTAAGTGAAGACTTAACCACAGCCTTGATACATTCCAGCCCACCACCTCGAACCTCAGGAAGCCATTCCCGTAATACTTGA
- the LOC142210793 gene encoding MOB kinase activator 2-like isoform X1 has protein sequence MVFQAVGKLLGKHSNKIKKKAAAESEKLYLEPRYTGARILDTDMLMLVALPKGLNVDEWLASNASAFYNHVSLMYGSISEFCTISSCPTMKAWSTQIQWTDEKGRKRKCSGPQYADYAASIVQKILTNEDLVPTKHSKEFSKAFRPAIQKTFRLLFHLLGHIYTCHFRTVVNLELHPHLNTLYLHLLLFCAEFHLLDSKEMALSEDLTTALIHSSPPPRTSGSHSRNT, from the exons ATGGTATTTCAAGCAGTTGGAAAACTACTGGGGAAGCA CAGCAATAAAATCAAGAAGAAGGCAGCAGCAGAAAGCGAGAAGCTCTATCTGGAACCCCGATATACAGGGGCTCGAATACTAGATACTGATATGTTAATGCTGGTGGCATTGCCCAAAGGACTTAACGTGGACGAATGGCTGGCCAGTAATG CCTCTGCCTTTTACAACCATGTCAGTCTCATGTATGGGTCTATATCAGAATTCTGCACAATATCATCTTGTCCAACGATGAAGGCCTGGTCAAC GCAGATCCAGTGGACGGATGAGAAAGGACGCAAGAGAAAATGTTCCGGCCCACAATATGCAGACTATGCTGCCAGCATTGTTCAGAAAATCCTGACAAACGAAGACTTGGTTCCTACTAAACATA gTAAAGAATTTTCAAAAGCCTTCAGACCAGCTATCCAGAAGACCTTCCGACTCCTGTTTCACCTTCTGGGTCACATCTACACTTGTCACTTCAGAACAGTGGTGAACCTTGAACTGCATCCCCATCTTAATACTCTGTACCTGCAcctcctcctcttctgtgcaGAATTTCACCTCCTTGATTCCAAAGAAATGGCCTTAAGTGAAGACTTAACCACAGCCTTGATACATTCCAGCCCACCACCTCGAACCTCAGGAAGCCATTCCCGTAATACTTGA